In a genomic window of Sarcophilus harrisii chromosome 4, mSarHar1.11, whole genome shotgun sequence:
- the LOC100934627 gene encoding histone H1.4-like, with product MSETAPAAPAAPAPAEKAPAKKKGKRASAAGGARRKAAGPPVSELITKAVSASKERNGVSLAALKKALAAAGYDVEKNNSRIKLGLKSLVSKGTLVQTKGTGASGSFKLNKKAPTADTKTKAKKPASAKTKKAAGASKKPKKATGAAGAKKTAKKSPKKAKKPAAAKKAAKSPKKAKAAKPKKVAKSPAKPKAAKAKKVAKPKTAKPKAAKSKKATAKK from the coding sequence ATGTCCGAGACGGCCCCCGCCGCTCCCGCCGCCCCGGCCCCCGCGGAGAAGGCTCCGGCCAAGAAAAAGGGCAAGCGGGCTTCGGCCGCCGGCGGAGCGCGGCGCAAGGCCGCGGGTCCTCCGGTGTCGGAGCTGATCACCAAAGCCGTGAGCGCCTCCAAGGAGCGCAACGGCGTGTCCCTGGCGGCGCTGAAGAAGGCGCTGGCGGCGGCGGGCTACGACGTGGAAAAGAACAACAGCCGCATCAAGCTGGGGCTCAAGAGCCTGGTGAGCAAAGGGACCCTGGTTCAGACCAAGGGCACCGGCGCCTCGGGCTCGTTCAAGCTGAACAAGAAGGCCCCGACGGCCGACACGAAGACGAAGGCCAAGAAGCCGGCCTCGGCCAAGACCAAGAAGGCGGCCGGCGCGTCCAAGAAGCCCAAGAAGGCGACGGGAGCCGCCGGCGCCAAGAAGACGGCGAAGAAGAGCCCGAAGAAAGCCAAGAAGCCGGCGGCCGCCAAGAAAGCGGCCAAGAGCCCGAAGAAGGCCAAGGCTGCCAAGCCCAAGAAGGTGGCCAAGAGCCCGGCTAAGCCCAAGGCGGCCAAGGCCAAGAAGGTGGCCAAGCCCAAGACGGCGAAGCCCAAAGCCGCCAAAAGCAAGAAGGCGACAGCCAAGAAGTAG
- the LOC100935147 gene encoding LOW QUALITY PROTEIN: histone H3 (The sequence of the model RefSeq protein was modified relative to this genomic sequence to represent the inferred CDS: inserted 6 bases in 4 codons; substituted 1 base at 1 genomic stop codon) — MVVEGFRLPPQYPTFRTNCCNGEGEGEIKPKFLVLLFPGSPAGVFGRAGGALKTKGSPRSAGGGLLRYKKVSGAPSFPVGFGPGEAHLFFYRHGPDPQTARKSTGGKSPXRQLATKAARKSAPATGGVKKPSTPTVPAPGPRRSGRQKSTGCXSASLAFQRLVXRRGFKTGLRFQARLALEEAXEAYLVGLFEDTNXCAIHAGRVTIMPKDIQRPARIRGERAGRPFPREFHPKALSEPHFPR; from the exons ATGGTGGTGGAAGGGTTTCGGCTGCCGCCCCAATATCCCACCTTTAGGACTAACTGTTGTAacggggagggagaaggggaaataaagCCGAAGTTCCTGGTTCTGTTGTTCCCCGGAAGTCCGGCCGGTGTTTTTGGACGGGCGGGTGGGGCCCTGAAAACCAAGGGCTCCCCAAGAAGCGCGGGAGG GGGCCTTCTGCGTTATAAAAAGGTATCGGGCGCGCCCAGTTTTCCAGTCGGTTTCGGGCCAGGAGAAGCGCATCTGTTCTTCTATCGCCATGGGCCCGACCCGCAGACCGCCCGTAAGTCCACCGGTGGCAAAAGCC CAAGGCAACTGGCTACCAAGGCCGCCCGCAAGAGCGCTCCGGCCACCGGCGGCGTGAAGAAGCCTTCCACCCCAACCGTCCCGGCACCTGGCCCGCGGAGATCCGGCCGGCAGAAGTCAACGGGCTGCTGATCCGCAAGCCTTGCCTTCCAGCGCCTGGT GCGGCGAGGATTCAAGACGGGTTTGCGCTTCCAGGCTCGGTTGGCTCTGGAGGAGGC GGAGGCGTACTTGGTGGGCCTGTTCGAAGACACGA CTTGCGCCATCCACGCCGGGAGGGTGACCATCATGCCCAAGGACATTCAGCGGCCCGCCCGCATCCGTGGTGAGCGGGCGGGGCGTCCTTTCCCCCGGGAATTCCACCCAAAGGCTCTTTCAGAGCCCCATTTTCCCAGGTAG
- the LOC100934889 gene encoding histone H2A type 2-A: MSGRGKQGGKARAKAKSRSSRAGLQFPVGRVHRLLRKGNYAERVGAGAPVYMAAVLEYLTAEILELAGNAARDNKKTRIIPRHLQLAIRNDEELNKLLGKVTIAQGGVLPNIQAVLLPKKTESHHKAKGK; this comes from the coding sequence ATGTCTGGCCGCGGAAAGCAGGGTGGCAAGGCTCGCGCCAAGGCCAAGTCTCGGTCTTCCCGGGCCGGGCTGCAGTTTCCCGTAGGCCGTGTGCACCGCCTGCTGCGCAAGGGCAACTACGCCGAGCGGGTCGGCGCCGGCGCCCCCGTTTACATGGCGGCGGTGCTGGAGTACCTGACGGCCGAAATCCTGGAGCTGGCGGGCAACGCCGCCAGGGACAACAAGAAGACGCGTATCATCCCCCGCCACCTCCAGCTGGCCATCCGCAACGACGAGGAGCTCAACAAGCTGCTGGGCAAGGTGACGATCGCCCAGGGCGGCGTGCTGCCCAACATCCAGGCCGTCCTGCTGCCCAAGAAGACCGAGAGCCACCACAAGGCCAAGGGCAAGTAA
- the LOC116423422 gene encoding histone H3: MARTKQTARKSTGGKAPRKQLATKAARKSAPATGGVKKPHRYRPGTVALREIRRYQKSTELLIRKLPFQRLVREIAQDFKTDLRFQSSAVMALQEASEAYLVGLFEDTNLCAIHAKRVTIMPKDIQLARRIRGERA, encoded by the coding sequence ATGGCCCGTACCAAGCAGACCGCCCGTAAGTCCACCGGTGGCAAAGCCCCCCGCAAGCAGCTGGCTACCAAGGCCGCCCGCAAGAGCGCTCCGGCCACCGGCGGCGTGAAGAAGCCTCACCGCTACCGTCCCGGCACCGTGGCCCTGCGAGAGATCCGGCGCTACCAGAAGTCAACGGAGCTGCTGATCCGCAAGCTGCCGTTCCAGCGCCTGGTGCGCGAGATCGCCCAGGACTTCAAGACGGACCTGCGCTTCCAGAGCTCGGCCGTCATGGCTCTGCAGGAGGCCAGCGAGGCGTACTTGGTGGGCCTGTTCGAAGACACGAACCTGTGCGCCATCCACGCCAAGAGGGTGACCATCATGCCCAAGGACATTCAGCTGGCCCGCCGCATCCGTGGTGAGCGGGCGTAA